Proteins co-encoded in one Arthrobacter globiformis genomic window:
- a CDS encoding multicopper oxidase domain-containing protein, whose translation MSTANTSDPTWKQATKFRVKRNDVTNMWTTDDDRWQDVIASGCKKAAAEVGLNAVEVWEIENRSGWFHPVHIHLVEDDKDPNDPMTAALPQWDG comes from the coding sequence CAAACACCAGCGACCCGACCTGGAAGCAGGCCACGAAGTTCCGGGTCAAGCGGAACGACGTCACCAACATGTGGACCACCGACGACGACAGATGGCAGGACGTCATCGCCAGCGGCTGCAAGAAGGCCGCCGCAGAGGTTGGCCTGAACGCCGTCGAGGTCTGGGAAATCGAGAACAGGTCCGGCTGGTTCCACCCCGTGCACATCCACCTCGTGGAAGATGACAAAGATCCCAACGACCCCATGACGGCGGCGCTGCCCCAATGGGACGGCTAG